TGTTGATAAATTGATTAAATACCGCATTTTTTCAGATGAGCAAGGCCGTATGAATAAAAATATCACCGACATTAACGGCCAAGTATTATTTGTCCCGCAATTCACTCTCGCAGCGGATACTAAAAAGGGACTGCGAGCCGGCTTCTCCACCAGTCTCGCGCCTGAAAAAGCCGAACATTATTTCGATGCATTAATACACACCGCTAAAGAAAGTTACAGTAAAATTTATGCAGGAGAATTTGGCGCTAATATGCAGGTCTCCCTCATTAATGATGGGCCGGTGACTTTTTTAATTGAAATGTAATATGCCCATTCAACTTCAACACCAATGTGTGAGTGATCTGTATTGGGTCACTCACAGCCCTTCTCTATTCACTAGCTCCCTACCCAACCAAGTTGAATCTTTTGCTCTGCCTGAATTACCTCTTGATTATTTTAAAAACCTGGATAAAAATCCTAAAGCTTTACTCAAGCATTTAGAAAATTGCAGCACGCGTATCGGCAAATACTTCGAAAAGCTCTTACTTTTTATCTATCAAGAGTGCCATTATGAGAAAATAATATTCAGTCAACAAGTGATTAAGAATAAAAAACCATCGGCGAATTCGACTTTATTCTACAAGAGTCCATTAATCAACCAATCCAGCACCTTGAAGTTGCCATTAAATTTTACCTCGCCATCAATAATCAAAATTTCAAAAAAAATGCATAACTGGCTAGGACCAAACTGCAAAGATCGTTTAGATTTAAAGTTCAATCAACTTATTTACCAACAAAGCCAACTCAGTAAGCACCCAGACAGTCATAATTATCTTAAGCAAAACCAACTCAACAATATACAGCCAGCTGTATTAGTGAAAGGTTACCTCTTTACTCCATTGCATTTAGCCACATCAATAACCACTAGGACTCCAGAGGTTATCAATCCGGAATCATTGCAAGGCTGGTGGACCCACCTACACCATATTCCAGCTTTATTAAACGCCGACAGCACATGGATTCTTTTAAATAAACCGCATTGGCTTGCGCCACCAACCAGACCAGACTCCAGTCAGCTTTTCACAAAAACCAAACTCTATCAGCACTGTTTAGATTATTTTAAAAAGCAACAAGCTCCTCTTTTAGTTTGTGAACTCAATAAAAACCTACAAGAACAAAGCCGTGGCTTTATCACCCCAAATACTTGGCCATTTTGAGTGAAAGTAAAAATTGACAGCGTCACAAAGATCAACAAAGCTTAGGGTAAGGATGATTTTGACTCAAAAAAATTAGGAACGCATGATGGTTGAGTATGAAGAAAAGCGCGAATATATTCGCCTTGATGCTCAAGCGAAGCTCCACTTTACCATACCCAATAGTGAGGAGCTTTACCAAGGCATCTGTCAAAACTTAAGCGGTGGCGGCATCTTATTTGAAACGAATATCGATATCCCCGTTGGTACGATTGTTGACGTTGCCTTAGAGCCTAATGGCAATTATATTCCACCACTTGAGGCTCAAGTCAAGGTGAACCGTACTTTTGAAGAAGGTGAAGACCTCTTTGTAATCGCAGGTGAAATTCAAACGATTGCTTAATAGGCAGCCACTTCACCTCTCTTTTCATGCAAACACCATTAACTGCCCGCATCATCCGTGGGTAATTCGTACTGGTAGCTCCAGATTGTGTCTGGCATAAATGGACTCTTGCCACTATTTTTAAGCTGTTGTGCACGCAATTGTAAATAAGCATTACGTTGTGCGATATAAGGATCTAAAGTCAGAGCGTTGAGTATTTTCTCATTCCCCAAGAACCCTGCACGTTTATTGATCGCCCACAAGCCAGACAAACCATAGGATAACGCCACCGGCTTCACATAATAAATCGGTGTTGTCACAAGATCTACAGGCGTTCCAAGCGCCCCCCTCACTGTCGATGGACCAAGTAGCGGCAATACAAAATACGGTGAGTCTGGTTTATTACCACTCCATTTGGCAAGCGTCAGGCCAAAACTTTGGTCATGCTGCTGAATGCCTGCGGCCCCTGCAACATCGATCAGGCCAAAGATCCCCAGGGTTGAGTTCATCACAAAGCGTAAGCTATCCCAGCCTGCGATTTTAAACTCTCCTTGCAATAGATCATTCATAATCGTTGGCACTTGATGAACATTGTCAAAGAAATTCGTGACGCCTTTGCGAACAACCTTTGGTGTCACTGTCTTATATCCTTGGGCGACAGGTTTTAGAATCGCTGTATCCATTTTTGTATTAAAGCGATACATCGAGCGGTTATATTTCTCATAAGGGTCAGGATGTTGTGGCGTCGCTGTCGCACAGGCTGCCAACGCACCCGCAAGGGTTACCAGCCCTAAACTCCTTCCTACAGCTTTTGCTTTATGGGCAAGTCGTTGTTTTTTCATGATTGTCATTATGCTTTCTCATTATTTCTGCACTAGTTTACTCTAATTCACTATGGTCACGGCAAAAATTTTACTCTGCCCTGCCATTTTTTTAGATTGCAATCGATAATAAGCAAAATGATCATCTTCGCCAAGCAAGCTGATTCCATAACTGCCACAAGAACTCTGCTTAAGCGCTATACATTGATTAATTATCGAAGCATCGACCAATTGGTCTAACTGCTGCTGGATACCAACCAAGCCGGCTTGGTTTGCTTTAACGGTAAGCTCAATTTGCTCTGCGTACCTTAAAACCAGCAAGCTTATCAGAGCACTGATGATGACCACAACAACAAGTGCCGATCCTTTTTGCCCACCCAAATGCATTTCTCATTCATCCAACTAGAGCAAAACCTCTCTGTGCCAAGGCAATTGCTCAGAATTATTTTCACCGACCACACTCAGGCTGATTTTAATTAAAGCAAGCAAAGCCCCAGACAATAACCGATCACTCCACACCAGCTGCCCTGAATCAACCCAACCATAGCTTAACTTCAAGCTATTAATATCTTCAACCAGCTCATGCCGCCCACTATCATCACGCAAAAACAAAGCATCATTTCCCTGCGAGGTTTGACCAATGTAAAACACCCGCAACTCTAGCGGCCAAACCGTTGCGCCTGCAGCAATATCATCACCCAAAGCATGATTGAGTATGACATTGCTTCGATAGCTCCTCCCTAAGAGCAATAACTTCACCTTGCAATTTGCCACTACCCACAGCGTGCCTTGTTTATTTTCAGCATGATTTAAGCGTAATGAAGTGTCGGTAGATTTCGCTGCAAGCTCCAGATAATTTAAGCTGCCTTTTGGCAGATAGGCTAATAAGGCTTGCGTACCTGCTATAGCCTCTATGCCCAGCTGTTTTAATACTGAATTTCCTGCCGGATAAATTTTAACAAGCCCTAAGCTTGCCTCATCAATGCCGACAATTTTCTCACCGGTCCTATTCTGAAAGCCAAGCTCTGGACAATTGATCGGCGATAAGCTCTGTAATGTTTGCACATCATTAACGATCATCTGTAACCCTACCGCTGCTTTTCTCGCCACGTTTAATTTATTTTCAGAAAATCTAGCCGCGCGATCAAAATGCAGGTACAGCATCACAGCAATAGCGATCACAAAACTGGCTAACAACAGCGCAACCATCATCTCAATTAAGCTGATGCCTTGCTGCTTATGCATAAACAATTAAGCAGCTTGTGTGAGCTTGTACACAACTTGTAATTTGACCCGTTACAGGCTTACCCCAAGTCATCACAAAACGATGTTGATATAAAAATAGTCCACCAAAGGGGAGTCGCTGTCTGACACGTTGCTGCCAATCTGCAAGTGCCACCATTTGATTTAAAGAATAGCGATCAACTGCTTTTTTCTCAGCGGCTATATCTGCAAGTAAAAATAAGGCACGCTGGCGCATTAAAGCTTGACCTGACTGCATGCTCAACTGACTCACCACCTGCGCGCTCATCACCATCACACTGATGATCATCAATGCGATCAAAATTTCAACTAAGCTTGTTCCTTGCTCATCGGCCATAAAATAATGTCAGTAATCTCACACTCCAACGCTCCCAAGTTCTCAGTGTTGCAAAAAAGCTCTCGTGCAAAAAGGCACTTGAAAACGCAGTGAGTGGTTTATCGATATAAATCCCTTGTGTCTTAGCACACGCTACCGCCAGCATACCACAAAGCAATCGATCATCGACCAATAAAATGTCCTGCGCTTCAACTTGATAATGCTTTGCTATATAGAACAATCCAGCAGGTGACGGCTTTTTTTACTACGCCTGAGATAAAGCCCATAGCCGAAAATCGTTTTTGCATGTAGTTTTCACGAGCAGCTTCTGGCTTATTCGATAAGATGCAGACTTCGCCCTCAAATTGTCCCATCAGATTCTCTAACCAAACTTCATACTCTGTAGAAAGCTCTGTTTTACCATGGGAGACTAAAACCCCGTCATAATCTAAGGCAAGGACTTTAACATTAAGGCGATGTAATTGTTCTGCTGTTAGTTGTGTCACTCGGGCTAAACGATGCTGAACTAAGCACTGTTTTAACCAACGCCGATGCGCCCACATCCCAGCAACGGCCTTCATATATTTCATAACTCACTCACTTTATTTGTAAAAATCTCTAAGCTGGTAAACTACAGCTATACTTATTGTGCAACATGTCAATTTACACGAATTTAAATCTAGTGCCCACAAGGGAGAGTATACCGTATGGATATCCAGGGAAAGACCATTGTTATCACAGGAGCAGCTCAAGGCCTCGGCCAAGCGATGGCCATCCAACTTGCAAAATCAGGTGCAGCCCTTGCTCTTGTTGACCTCAATGAAAGCAAACTCGACGAAACTGCCGCACTTTGTGAACAGGCAGGTGGCCAAGCGACCTGCTTAACCGCCAATGTCGCCTCAGAGCAAGAGGTCATCAACCTTTTTCAAGATATTCAGTCACAATGCGGCCCCCTACATGGCTTAATCAATAATGCCGGTATCACCCGCGATGCTTTACTCGTTAAAGCTAAAAATAATAAAGTCATTAACAGAATGTCGCTAGAATCCTGGCAAGCGGTCATCGATGTTAACTTAACCGCCGTTTTCTTGTGCACGCGTGAAGCTGCAAGCCAGATGATCGAAAACAAAACTCCAGGAGTTATCATTAATATCGCCAGTATTTCTAAAGATGGCAATGTCGGTCAAACAAATTATACCGCCTCTAAAGCAGGCGTCGCTGCCATGACCGTCACTTGGGCCAAAGAACTTGCCCGTTACAATATCCGCGTTGGCGGCATCGCCCCTGGCTTTATCGCCACTGAAATGACGCAAACCATGAAAGCCGAAGCACTCGAGCGCGTAGAAAAAAGCATTCCTCTACAAAAAATGGGACAACCCGAGGACATTGCAAAAACAGCACAGTTTATTCTAGAAAATGATTATTTTACCGGACGCATCATCGGTTGTGATGGCGGTTTACGTTTGTAAAAAATAGTATCAGTGGAAAAAGCAGCTGAAGAAACCCACTTCTTCAGCTGAACTTAACTAGAACCTGAGTTATATTTCCCTAGTTTATAGTCTAAAAAGAGCACACTCTATACATAATAATTTTCTTTTTATTTTATTTTATTTAATGCCGTACTGTTGTTATTTTATCACTTGGCTGCTGCACGTAATTTTCCAAGCTTTCCTGTACGCTTTTAACAAGCATACCAATAATTTCTTTTTGCTCAGGCAATGCAAGTTTCATTTGGCTCGATAAATTCAAAACATGCTGCCCTGAATAAGCAACAGCAATTTGCATCAGCTTAGAGGCATATTCAGGAGACAGACTCATCTCACTGTTGCATTGAATAGACTCATACAATTCGTCGATTGCGGCCAATTTCATTGTTGTATCCTTAAGCAATAACTATATTAATTCACTTTAAATCAATCATCCAACTGATTTAACACCAGTTTCAGATTACCTACAAGGGTTAAATATGTCAATATTTTTTAACCCTTCAAGTCAACAACTCTAAACAAAAGCATATTTAATACACTAAAAATAAAAACAGCAATTATCTAATAATTATGAAAAATATCGAATTATAACAATAATTATTATAAAAACCATTTAGTCATTTAATAAGTCACGAGGTTGAAAGGGTTATTTTTATATACCATTTTAGTCCTTTTCACGTTATATTAACCTAAGTCCTAACCTATACCTTATGTAACTAAGTGAAATATTACTCACATGCCTAATGATAACTTAGCTTCTCCAGAAAATCGTGGTAAACGCCTTAGAGAGATTCGCGAAACTTTATTATCCGGAATTACCCGTATTGAGTTTAGCCAAGCCAGCAATATTAGCAGCACTTCATTAAAAGGCTGGGAGCTCGGCTGGGGCGGAGGACTAACAAACAAGGGCTGCAGTAAATTAATCGACTACTTCACAAGTCAAAATGTTAGCTGCACCCAGGCCTGGCTAATGTTTGGTGTCGGCGAAGCTCCTTCTTTAGCCAATAGTAACGCACTCGCAGAATCTGCGATTCAAAATGAACTTGCAACTTTTAAGCAACAGCAAAATGCCATCAATGCCTATATTAGCGATGACAGCATGCTCCCCTACCTCTACCCTAAAACTCATGTTGCCGGCATTACCCAACCTGATATCCACCAGGCCATAGGCTGCGAATGCATTATTTTTGATAAGGATTACAACACTCATATCCGTGTACTTGAATACAGTGCAAAGTCAGGAGCATTCAACCTAAGCCCTTTAAATAAAAGCTACCCTCGGTTAACCGATATAGAGGTTATCACCGCAGCGCCTATCATCTGGACGCGTAGAGAATAACCGCTATGGTTGGCAAGGAATAATCGCGCAATAATGCTCCTCAGAAATTGCTATCGCATCATGAAGGTATTTATCCCATTCTTCTGCTGGGCGATGATAACAAGATTCACGCTCAATAAAGAGCAATTTCTTCCGTGATTTCACGGCATCAATTAACTCTCCTGGCGCTTCAATACTTTCAAGCAAGGCAAGCTTTTCCAAAAAGCCCTCTTTGTTTTCAACAAGAACAATCGTTTTTTGACCCTTTGCGTCTAAAAACTGATAACTACCATGTTGGTCATAGAGGTGGTAACAAAATGTGCCAAGCTGCTCTTTCACCATATTTAATTGATTGATATATTTTTTATCTTGTAAAAGGTTACAGGTTGAATTATCCAGTTTAACTATATTTCTAATATTCTCAGAAAGGTCATCAAAATAAACATTCGTCAATTCTTGTATTACACTAAACAATTTTTCTTGTAGCCGACGATCTGTTTTATAAATAAACTGGTCAATTAAGCCATCATTAAACGCCTCTATCGCAATATCTTGATCTGCTTTTGCAGTGAGCATAATTTTCTTTATTCGATTATTTTTAATCGCACGGACAAAATCTAGACCATTCATTTCAGGCATATCGTAATCAACCACCACCACCGCAACTGGCCTGTTCATATTCTGCTGTTGAAGAAAACTAGGAAGCTCTCGCAGGTTTAACTGGAGTTGAAATTTTGCAGCATCTTCAATTTGGTCACTATCATCATCAATGAGTACAGCCTGGTCTTTACTTGCCAAGTAAGAAAGAGCACTACATGCTGAGGACTGTGAATTAATTAAGTCTAAAGCATTCAATGGATTGCGCTCTTGTACCGTATCAAGTTTGTGTCCATAGGACAATTCCATCGCTGCCAAGAAACCAGGACTGTCATCAACAAAGAGCACCTGTGTCGGATGATAATAGCAAGGAAAATTTTGATTACTTTTCTTCATTAACTTCACCCATTTTCTCAACGACTTTCATCACATCGCCTGCCATCTGCTGTATTTTTTCAGCCTCTTCTTTCACAAGCCTCATAGATTTTTGTAGTATTTCAAGCTGCTTTGGTGATAGCACCATTGTCAATGACTCACCCTGATAATGATGAATTAAATTATGAATCACAGGCTCTGCTGCTGTTGATAAGGTAATCAATGACGTCACAGCATTATCCAAATCATGCTGTAACTGCTCCTTATCAAGACTATATTCGTTCCATTCATTCTTAACTTTCATTTATATTTTACTTAGTTGAACCACCAACACAGGTTATAATAACAAGGTTAGGCTTATTTTCAACTAAGCGCTCTAGCTCTCCAGTCCACAATACTTTTGATACACTTTACCCAATCAATGTTCCGATATAGTATTGTTAACCAAATATAGGCACTTTGAGAAGCTAACACAACGCTCTCGTCCCTACTTGATAGAGGCCTATAGGACACAGTGTGACAATAATATTAAAGGATCAAAATCATGCAGTTATTAGATGCCATTAATCAACTAAAAAAAGAGAAAAATGATAGCATAACTGAGCGTGGACTGATGGAAGTAATCAAACCCCATAGAAACGAAGAGCAACACATCGAGGCATTCACCATACTACTCGAATCACTAAACAATAATGACTTTCAGATTATTCATGAGTCTACAGAGCTTAAAATAGAAATCAATCATGTTGTTGGGCCAAGAATAGCTTATTTGTTATGCCTAGGAGATTACGAAGAGTCGGAAATTTCACTTATGAAAAACTTTATTGAACTTGATGATAACGTTCTTGATATTGGAGCAGGCATGAGATTAACAAGTTGTTATGCGGCAAAATTAACCAACAATGAAGTAATTGCTGTAGAGCCAGATGCTCGATTACACCCTCTAATTATAAAAAATGCACAGTTAAACAATGCTTCAATTATTGTTATCGATGGATGTATATCCTCTAACGCAAATTCATCAGTAGTTGATTTTTACATTAATCATGAAGAATTTTGGTTTTCATCTCTTAATAAAGGAAAGAATAAAGACCACAAGCCCCCTAAAAAAATAAAAGTTCTCCAATTAGAGAATTTACTATCAAAATATCAACCCACCGTTCTCATTTTAGATATAGAGGGAGCTGAAAAATACTTATTTAACAAGAAGTACAATCATATGCCAAATAAAATAATAATAGAAATACACTTTCAAATTCTTGGGTCACAACAAGCAAGTGAAGTTATTAACGACTTAACAAACCTTGGCTATAGAATCCACAATATTGCAGGGTCATCTTTTGCTTTTATTAGATAAAAACCACCTTCAAGCTAAGAAGTACACACTAACCATTAATTGAGATGCAATAAGCTTGAATTTTGCCAACAAAATATTCTTGTCTATTCTATCAAGTACAGTATTAATATCTCTAGTATTGATATTAAGCATTTATTGCTTAACAAAGTCCGGTATACAACAAGAGTTCAACAGCCGCTACCAAACTTTAGGTCATAACATATCTAACTCTTTCCAACAAATGGAGATATTAAGTGACAGCATTAACAAAAATGCTGTTGCCGTTTTAAAAGAAAAAATTGATAATAGGCCACTCCCCTCCAACATTGAATTAGCTGAGCTGGCAAAGAAACTGGGTGTACAAGGCCTCTATATAATGAATAAAAATGGTTGGTTCATTCGTGCGTCAGATATACCGATTGAAAAGGAAACACACTCAGTTTTTGATTACTGTAAAGAATATAAACAACTAACCTGGGGGACATTAGATAAGGTAATTACACCTGTAGTGCCAGATTGGCCCACTGTCGTCCCATCCAAGTTTATTATGATCCCCAGCACAAATAGAAACTACATTCTAGAATCAAAAGTAAAACTTCAATACATTGATGAGATGCTGCATAAGGCAGTTCAGTATGACAAAAGCATTAGCAGTATAGGTATATATTCACCCAACAACTTTGCTCTTGGCTATATAAACTCAAAAGGGAAGTTTTTCCATGGAAAGAACATACCCGAGTTCAAAAAAACTTTAAACAAAGGAGACAAGATATTCAAATTTAAAGTAAATTCTGATATTAAGAAATGTTGTGAATGTCAGTATAAAAAGATACAAAACGGTATTAATAATGACTATTACTATATATTAAAACTAGGAATATCTAAAGAGTATCTAGACAATAGAATATTAAACTTTCAGATAAACCTGACAATTATATTTTTAATCACACTTGTTATTTCTTTTATTATATCAAGAATTTTAGCAAAGAAATTAGTAAACAAAATAACCCTTATGAATAGCGCTGTATCTAAAATGTCTATTTCTGGTGATTTAGATATTAAATTAAAATCGGACCACTCTCGAGATGAGGTTAATGTCCTCGCAGATGCGCTAGATAAAATGATTGACAAAATAAAAAATGACCAAAACAAACTACTAGAGTCAGAAAAATCTAAAACACTAGCAAACTTAGCTAGCCAAGTTGCCCATGATATCCAAAGCCCTCTAACAGCATTAAGTGCAATGACTAAAGATGTCGAAAAACTACCAGAAGAGAAGCGATTACTTATACAACAAGCTACTCAAAGAATCAACGATATTGCTAATAACTTACTTAACCACTACCGCGCTTACCAGGCCAAAGATATAGATACAAACCACTCAGACAATATGTCACCTGAACTACTATTTTGTTTATTAGACGAAATAGTCTCAGAAAAACGTGCATCTAACCAATCTTCGGACATTCAATTTTCTTTAGTTATTACTGATAAGGCATATGGCCTTTTTTCTGAAGTTGATGCGATTAAATTTAAAAGAGTTATTTCTAACTTAATCAATAATGCAATAGAGGCAACCCCAACAAAAGGATTAATTACTATAAAACTAGATAAGTTAGACCAATTTGCAAAGATATCCATAGCGGATAATGGGATAGGAATGCCTTCTAAGCTTATTAAAAGAGTAATGAATGAAGAAATTAGTTCAGGGAAAGAAAAGGGGACAGGGATTGGCTTATCCTCTGCACGAGCAACAATTGCTGCTTGGCATGGAAAACTTGATATTCAATCCATCATTGGCAATGGGACTATAGTCACAATACAACTGGCAACGACCCCTTCACCTTTCTGGTTTGCCGAGGCAGTTTTAATCACTTCCAAAATACAAAATATTATTGTGTTAGATGATGATCAATCTGTACATAGTATATGGAGCCAGCGAATTAAAGGTATAGCTAAAAACATACAACTAGTCGATTTTTACAACACACAAAAATTTGAAAACTGGCACAATCAAAACAATAAAGAAGAATGTTTATTCTTGATGGATTACGAATTGCTAAATGAAGCAAGGACAGGTCTTGATATTATTGAGAAACTAAAGTTAAATCAATACTGTTATTTAGTCACTAGTCGCTATGAAGATCAAAAAATTCGACAACGTTGTTTAGCAATGAATGTAAAAATCATCCCTAAGTATTATGTTCCTCATGTGAAAATTACAATTAGTAGCGAATCAATGAGTTGTGTTTTAATTGATGATAGTGAAATCGTCCGAACCACCTGGGAGCTTGCTGCAGAACGATCCCAAGTCATGCTAACAACTTACCCCTCTGAAATAGATTTTTTCGCCCATCACCATAATCATGAAAAATATACACATATTTATATAGATTCTAATTTAGCTGACAATGTTAAAGGTGAACTAATCGCAGAAAAAATATACAATCTCGGGTTTCATCATATTACATTAACTACCGGCTATAGCCCCAATAAATTTGCAGGGAATTATTCCTGGATAAAGGAGGTCATATCAAAAGAACCTCCTTTTTAAGATTAATCATGCTTTTCTGGCCTAGTAATATAGAGTAATGCAATCAGTAAAAAAGTTACAAATGTATATGCCTTGTCCTGCCCATTCCATTGATTAGCCCACATTGAAAAATACTCTCCTCCAATCACACAAAAGCCAAAATACCAGATGAGCAACCCAACAAATACTCCAATAATGAAAAGTACTTTGGATTGATTAAATATAGTTTGCTCAGCATTTATTTTAAATAGCATTAACAAGCCGCTAATAAATGACAATAATCCGAATAAAAGCTCACCAAAAATTATAAAATAGTAACAAAGTAATTGTAATGTTGTATTTGTAATTGCTCTGGACAATAAGTGCGTCCCATGAAAGAAAGGTTGCATACTGTCCATCGAAAGTACATGCTTAACGAAAGTATAGTTTGACTGAAAATCAACTATATTATCGATCGCAACAATCAAACCAAAACAGCCTATAGCTAAAGCCAAAAAAGACTTAACCGCTCTTTGAGCGCTAACAAAAGACACTTTATAAATCATAAACTTTGCTCAAACTAATAAAATTATGGTGCATCATTTATGTATTATATCTAAACCAAGCAAAATGGTACAAGTGAACATTGCTTCTCAACTAGGAAAAATGCCTTAACAAAAACTACCTATCAAATAAAATAAACCTAAATTCAGAATGTTAAAATAAGAAAAGTCTTTTATAGCTATGACTTGGGCCTCTCATATTAATCAACGAGACTGTAGAAAATTAACCGTATATCCGTCTGATTTGCGACAGCTCACGCTCGACAAAGCCTTTAAAATCCGTTTTCTTCTGACCTGTCGCCTCATAAAAGTCAGTGCAAACATCACTATGCTGGTTAGCACGCCATAACCTAAAAGTCTCCAGCTGCTTCTCAACACGCAAATCGCTATAACCCTCAGCGATAAGCCTTTTAGAAAAATTCTCTTCAGGTTCATCGATATAAATAACATTCTTGTTTAAATACCGTGATAATAACCGAGTGACTTCTGCCATAGATAAAGCATAGTCTCCTGTCAGATTAATCCCCTGTCGATGCAATTTTGGGTTATTAATCGATATAATGGCAGCTTTGGCAATATCCCCCGTATCAATAAATGGCACTCGCCCTTCACCAACAGTTGCAAAAATTCGTACTCTGTTTCGATCTTTTTCAAAAGGTAAATAGAGCACCCTTTGCATAAAAAATGTCGGCCGCAGAAACGTGTAATTCAAGCCACTTTGCTCAATTTGATGTTGGATCTGTATTTTAGTTTGTGCCGCAGCACCAGTATCACCAGCAAGGGTTAAAGCAGACAAATAGATAATATGCCCTATACTCGCCTGCACAGCAGCTTCAATAATAGCATTTGCATGAGTTATTTCATGATCATGACGCGGCAGTACCATATAACAAACATCAATATTTTCCAATGCTGGCAACAAAGCCCCTGGTTGATCGTAGTCTAAGCAAATGACCTCATTGGCATATGGCTCTACTATTGATTTTTTAGCGGGCGAATGAATTGCGGCAACGGTATACAAGTCAGCTTGCGCTGCTGCTTGCCTTAAGACCTCAAACCCTGTTCTACCACTCGCACCTAAAATAAGAAAGCGTTTTTTTGCCATGCTTTATCCTTTTATAATCGCAGTAAGTATATTNNNNNNNNNNNNNNNNNNNNNNNNNNNNNNNNNNNNNNNNNNNNNNNNNNNNNNNNNNNNNNNNNNNNNNNNNNNNNNNNNNNNNNNNNNNNNNNNNNNNNNNNNNNNNNNNNNNNNNNNNNNNNNNNNNNNNNNNNNNNNNNNNNNNNNNNNNNNNNNNNNNNNNNNNNNNNNN
This genomic stretch from Piscirickettsia litoralis harbors:
- the dtd gene encoding D-aminoacyl-tRNA deacylase, with translation MKGLIQRVSQASVHVSGECIAHIDQGSLILIGFQADDQPDQIPRFVDKLIKYRIFSDEQGRMNKNITDINGQVLFVPQFTLAADTKKGLRAGFSTSLAPEKAEHYFDALIHTAKESYSKIYAGEFGANMQVSLINDGPVTFLIEM
- a CDS encoding DUF1853 family protein codes for the protein MPIQLQHQCVSDLYWVTHSPSLFTSSLPNQVESFALPELPLDYFKNLDKNPKALLKHLENCSTRIGKYFEKLLLFIYQECHYEKIIFSQQVIKNKKPSANSTLFYKSPLINQSSTLKLPLNFTSPSIIKISKKMHNWLGPNCKDRLDLKFNQLIYQQSQLSKHPDSHNYLKQNQLNNIQPAVLVKGYLFTPLHLATSITTRTPEVINPESLQGWWTHLHHIPALLNADSTWILLNKPHWLAPPTRPDSSQLFTKTKLYQHCLDYFKKQQAPLLVCELNKNLQEQSRGFITPNTWPF
- a CDS encoding PilZ domain-containing protein, encoding MMVEYEEKREYIRLDAQAKLHFTIPNSEELYQGICQNLSGGGILFETNIDIPVGTIVDVALEPNGNYIPPLEAQVKVNRTFEEGEDLFVIAGEIQTIA
- a CDS encoding MlaA family lipoprotein is translated as MKKQRLAHKAKAVGRSLGLVTLAGALAACATATPQHPDPYEKYNRSMYRFNTKMDTAILKPVAQGYKTVTPKVVRKGVTNFFDNVHQVPTIMNDLLQGEFKIAGWDSLRFVMNSTLGIFGLIDVAGAAGIQQHDQSFGLTLAKWSGNKPDSPYFVLPLLGPSTVRGALGTPVDLVTTPIYYVKPVALSYGLSGLWAINKRAGFLGNEKILNALTLDPYIAQRNAYLQLRAQQLKNSGKSPFMPDTIWSYQYELPTDDAGS
- a CDS encoding PilW family protein; translation: MHKQQGISLIEMMVALLLASFVIAIAVMLYLHFDRAARFSENKLNVARKAAVGLQMIVNDVQTLQSLSPINCPELGFQNRTGEKIVGIDEASLGLVKIYPAGNSVLKQLGIEAIAGTQALLAYLPKGSLNYLELAAKSTDTSLRLNHAENKQGTLWVVANCKVKLLLLGRSYRSNVILNHALGDDIAAGATVWPLELRVFYIGQTSQGNDALFLRDDSGRHELVEDINSLKLSYGWVDSGQLVWSDRLLSGALLALIKISLSVVGENNSEQLPWHREVLL
- a CDS encoding type IV pilus modification PilV family protein, giving the protein MADEQGTSLVEILIALMIISVMVMSAQVVSQLSMQSGQALMRQRALFLLADIAAEKKAVDRYSLNQMVALADWQQRVRQRLPFGGLFLYQHRFVMTWGKPVTGQITSCVQAHTSCLIVYA
- a CDS encoding SDR family oxidoreductase, which codes for MDIQGKTIVITGAAQGLGQAMAIQLAKSGAALALVDLNESKLDETAALCEQAGGQATCLTANVASEQEVINLFQDIQSQCGPLHGLINNAGITRDALLVKAKNNKVINRMSLESWQAVIDVNLTAVFLCTREAASQMIENKTPGVIINIASISKDGNVGQTNYTASKAGVAAMTVTWAKELARYNIRVGGIAPGFIATEMTQTMKAEALERVEKSIPLQKMGQPEDIAKTAQFILENDYFTGRIIGCDGGLRL
- a CDS encoding response regulator, with amino-acid sequence MKKSNQNFPCYYHPTQVLFVDDSPGFLAAMELSYGHKLDTVQERNPLNALDLINSQSSACSALSYLASKDQAVLIDDDSDQIEDAAKFQLQLNLRELPSFLQQQNMNRPVAVVVVDYDMPEMNGLDFVRAIKNNRIKKIMLTAKADQDIAIEAFNDGLIDQFIYKTDRRLQEKLFSVIQELTNVYFDDLSENIRNIVKLDNSTCNLLQDKKYINQLNMVKEQLGTFCYHLYDQHGSYQFLDAKGQKTIVLVENKEGFLEKLALLESIEAPGELIDAVKSRKKLLFIERESCYHRPAEEWDKYLHDAIAISEEHYCAIIPCQP
- a CDS encoding FkbM family methyltransferase, coding for MQLLDAINQLKKEKNDSITERGLMEVIKPHRNEEQHIEAFTILLESLNNNDFQIIHESTELKIEINHVVGPRIAYLLCLGDYEESEISLMKNFIELDDNVLDIGAGMRLTSCYAAKLTNNEVIAVEPDARLHPLIIKNAQLNNASIIVIDGCISSNANSSVVDFYINHEEFWFSSLNKGKNKDHKPPKKIKVLQLENLLSKYQPTVLILDIEGAEKYLFNKKYNHMPNKIIIEIHFQILGSQQASEVINDLTNLGYRIHNIAGSSFAFIR